ACGCTGCGGATGGATCCCTCGAACGTCGAGCAGGCGCACGTCGCAGACATCGACGCGCACGCCGGCAGCTCACGCATCCCGATCCTCTTCTGCGGTCCGCTGCTGCACCGCCTCGGCGAGGCGATCATCCCTGATCTCGGCGGCTGCCGGATCGGGGATCGCCCGATCAACTACCACCTCGATGTGCTGCGCAGCTTCGGGGCGGTGGTCGACAAGCGCGAGATGGGCATCTACATCACCGCGCCGGACGGTCTGCGCGGCACCAAGATCCATCTCGAGTACCCGAGCGTGGGCGCGACCGAGCAGGTGCTGCTCACGGCGGTCCGGGCGCAGGGCATCACCGAGCTCACAGGCGCCGCGGTCGAGCCGGAGATCGAGGACCTCATCGCGGTGCTGCAGAAGATGGGCGCGCTCATCTCGCTGCAGACCGACCGCACGATCACCATCGAGGGCGTCGAGACCCTGGGCGGCTACCAGCACACGGCGCTGGGTGACCGCATCGAGGCCGGATCCTGGGCCTGCGCCGCCCTGGTGACCGAGGGCGACGTCTTCGTGCGCGGCGCCCAGCAGAAGCCGATGGCGACCTTCCTCAACGTCTTCCGCAAGGTGGGCGGAGGGATCGAGATCCGCGAGGACGGCATCCGCTTCTTCCATCCCGGCACGCCGCTGAAGGCGATCGCCCTGGAGACCGACGTGCATCCCGGCTTCATGACCGACTGGCAGCAGCCGCTGGTGGTCGCGCTCACGCAGGCCGACGGCATCTCCATCCTCCACGAGACCGTCTACGAGAACCGTCTGGGATTCACCTCGGCGCTGAACGACATGGGCGCCCGTATCCAGGTGTACCGCGAATGCCTGGGCGGCTCGAGCTGCCGCTTCGGCCGCAGCAACTTCAAGCACTCCGCGGTGGTCTCCGGCCCCCACGCCCTGCACAGCGCCGATATCACGGTGCCGGACCTGCGCGGCGGCTTCTCCTACCTGATCGCCGCGCTCGGTGCCGAGGGGACCTCCACCATCCGTGGCATCGACCTCATCGATCGTGGCTACGAGTCCTTCCGGGAGAAGCTCTCCGCGCTCGGCGCCGAGTACTGGGAAGAGGACTGAGGATGAACGATCTGCCCGACGAGGACCGGATCACCGGCCCGCTTCCCGGAGCCGCCGGCTCCCTGGCGCTGCGGGACATCCCGATCCCCGACTACTGCGATGTGGTGATCGTGCCCACCGCCGGTGTCGACGAGACCGATCCGCGGGTCTGGGCCGAGGCGATCTTCTCCCACGAGAACACTCCGCTGTCCTCCCGCGGTCTGCGGGCGCTGCGTGATGAGACCATCCGCCTGTTCGACATGGTGCCGCCGCCGCAGAAGGAGTTCGTCACCGACGAGGTGGTCGGCTCCGAGGCCCTGATCATCGACGACGACGAGAAGCTGCGCGTCCGCATCGGGGTGGCGCTGCTGCCGGGCGGTGACCTGCTGCAGGTCACCACGGCGGTGAAGTACCGCTCGGTCCGCGGGCGTCTCGCCTTCGCTCCGCGTCGGCTGATGCACGCCGCAGCGGTCAACACCCTGGCACGTCGGGCACCGACCACCCTGCGCCGACGTGCCCTGGCGAGCGATCCCCGGGGGGCCGCGCTGAGCGGACAGGTCTCCCGCAAGGCGCTCGGCCGGGGCCCCTCGACGCGCCGATGACGAGCCTGCTGCGCAGCTGGGACGTGGGCACCGCCCGGGCCCCGCAGCGGCGTGCGGGCGCCGTCATCGGCGTCGCCCAGCTCCCACTGCGCCCGCTGCTCACACTGCTCGCCAGGCCCCGTTGGCACGGCACCGCGCGCCTGCCCGCCACCGGAGCGGCGATCGTCTGCGGCAACCATCTCAGCGCCTATGACGCCTTCGGCTGCGGTCATCTGCTGCAGGCCTCCGGGATCGCACCGCGGTTCCTGGCCAAGGAGTCGTTGTTCCGCATCCCGGTGCTCGGGGCGCTGCTGCGCGGCGCCCGCCAGATCAGGGTGCGTCGCGGCACCGCCCGCAGCTGCGACGCCCTGGACGATGCGTGGGCCGCACTCGGTCGCGGCGAGGTGATCATGATCTTCCCCGAGGGCACCTATACCCGGGATCCCGAGCTGTGGCCGATGCGGGGACGCCTCGGTGCCGCTCGGCTCGCCCTGGACACCGGTGCCCCGCTGCTGCCGATCGCCACCTGGGGCGGTCGTGCTCTGTGGCCCGTCGGCTCCCCGTTCCCTCGCCCCCGCCCCGGCCGCCACGTGCAGATGCTGGTG
The window above is part of the Brachybacterium vulturis genome. Proteins encoded here:
- the murA gene encoding UDP-N-acetylglucosamine 1-carboxyvinyltransferase; amino-acid sequence: MSSTFHVRGGRPLDGEITVRGAKNLVSKAMVAALLGEGPSVLRSVPDISDVRIVSNLLSIHGVKVEHDITAGTLRMDPSNVEQAHVADIDAHAGSSRIPILFCGPLLHRLGEAIIPDLGGCRIGDRPINYHLDVLRSFGAVVDKREMGIYITAPDGLRGTKIHLEYPSVGATEQVLLTAVRAQGITELTGAAVEPEIEDLIAVLQKMGALISLQTDRTITIEGVETLGGYQHTALGDRIEAGSWACAALVTEGDVFVRGAQQKPMATFLNVFRKVGGGIEIREDGIRFFHPGTPLKAIALETDVHPGFMTDWQQPLVVALTQADGISILHETVYENRLGFTSALNDMGARIQVYRECLGGSSCRFGRSNFKHSAVVSGPHALHSADITVPDLRGGFSYLIAALGAEGTSTIRGIDLIDRGYESFREKLSALGAEYWEED
- a CDS encoding lysophospholipid acyltransferase family protein, coding for MTSLLRSWDVGTARAPQRRAGAVIGVAQLPLRPLLTLLARPRWHGTARLPATGAAIVCGNHLSAYDAFGCGHLLQASGIAPRFLAKESLFRIPVLGALLRGARQIRVRRGTARSCDALDDAWAALGRGEVIMIFPEGTYTRDPELWPMRGRLGAARLALDTGAPLLPIATWGGRALWPVGSPFPRPRPGRHVQMLVGEPYTVSLQEGETSQQAARRVTEELMARIAALLGRLRGQQPPTVLHDGRRDAHRPEVGRPQRGYRAWKQTS